The following coding sequences lie in one Lolium perenne isolate Kyuss_39 chromosome 2, Kyuss_2.0, whole genome shotgun sequence genomic window:
- the LOC127335860 gene encoding probable carboxylesterase 2, with protein sequence MEIEFDMPKFLRVHKSGRVDRLGGTETVPPSPSGDPANGVASKDIVLDPAANITARLYLPDAAAEPGPGKKFPVVVFFHGGAFFIESTASPIYHRYAASLAAAVPAVVVSVEYRLAPEHPLPAAYDDAFAALKAVVAACRPDGAEPWLAANGDASRLCLVGDSAGANMAHNTAIRLRKEPVDGYGGRVSGVALLHSYFWGTQRMGCEPLYFPFDMDRVWDVACGGRFGRDHPYINPAASPEEWRQLGTGRVLVTTAELCWFVERARAYPEGIKACGWEGEIELYETKGEEHTYFLFKPDGENAAKELAVVADFVSRS encoded by the coding sequence ATGGAGATCGAGTTCGACATGCCCAAATTCCTGCGCGTGCACAAGAGCGGCCGCGTCGACCGGTTGGGCGGCACAGAGACCGTCCCACCCTCCCCCTCTGGGGATCCTGCCAACGGCGTTGCCTCCAAGGACATCGTCCTAGACCCTGCGGCCAACATCACCGCCCGCCTCTACCTCCCCGACGCGGCGGCGGAGCCCGGGCCCGGCAAGAAGTTCCCCGTCGTTGTCTTCTTCCACGGCGGCGCTTTCTTTATCGAAAGCACAGCCTCCCCCATCTACCACAGGTACGCCGCCTCCCTCGCCGCCGCGGTCCCCGCCGTCGTCGTATCAGTTGAGTACCGCCTCGCCCCGGAGCACCCTCTCCCCGCTGCCTACGACGACGCCTTTGCTGCCCTCAAGGCGGTCGTCGCCGCGTGCCGCCCGGACGGCGCCGAGCCCTGGCTCGCCGCGAACGGCGACGCGTCTCGGCTGTGCCTCGTCGGCGACAGCGCTGGCGCCAACATGGCGCACAACACGGCGATAAGGCTGCGGAAGGAACCCGTCGACGGCTACGGCGGCAGGGTCAGCGGGGTGGCGCTGCTGCACTCCTACTTCTGGGGGACACAACGGATGGGCTGCGAGCCCTTGTACTTCCCCTTCGACATGGATCGCGTGTGGGATGTGGCCTGCGGTGGCAGATTCGGCCGCGACCACCCGTACATCAACCCGGCGGCGTCGCCGGAGGAGTGGAGGCAGCTCGGGACCGGCCGCGTGCTGGTCACCACGGCGGAGCTGTGCTGGTTCGTGGAGAGGGCGCGCGCGTACCCGGAGGGGATCAAGGCGTGCGGGTGGGAGGGCGAGATCGAGTTGTACGAGACCAAGGGCGAGGAGCATACCTACTTCCTGTTCAAACCCGACGGCGAGAATGCCGCCAAGGAGCTCGCCGTCGTCGCCGATTTCGTCAGCCGCTCCTGA